The Geothrix sp. DNA segment GGCTCCAGCAACGAGATCGGCGCCTTCGAGAGCGGTCTGGCCGCGCGGTTCATGGGCCTCATCCCCTCCGTGGTCTTCGGCGGGTGCATGACCCTGCTGGTGGTGGCCTTCACCACCTGGAAGGTGCCCGAGCTTAGGAAGATGGACCGCATCGGGTAGGAATGAAAACAAAGCGGCCCCGAGGGGCCGCTCCTATCGAATCATCTGTGGCTTACAGCACCGCCAGCGCGGCGTTGTAGTCGGGCTCTTGGGCGATCTCGGGCACCAGCTCGGTGTGGACGACCTTGCCGGCTTCGTCCACCACGACGACGGCGCGGGCCAGAAGACCCTTCAGGGGGCCGTCCACCAGGGCCACGCCGTAGGCCTGGCCGAAGTCGGCGGAGCGGAAGCTGGAGGCGGGCACCACGTTGTCCAGGCCCTCGGCGCCGCAGAAGCGCTTCTGGGCGAAGGGCAGGTCGGCGCTGATGCACAGGATCGTCGTGTTGGGCTTCTCGTTGGCCCGGGCGTTGAACTTGCGGACGCTGGCGGCGCAGGTGGGCGTGTCCAGGCTGGGGAAGATGTTGAGCACCACGCGCTGGCCGGCGAGGTCCTTGCCGGAGACTTCGGCCAGGTCCGTGCGCACCAGGGTGTAGGCCGGGGCGGCCGCGCCCACCTTCGGCAGGTCGCCGGAGGTGTGGATGGGGTTGCCTTTGAGGGTGATCTGGGCCATGGGGAGCTCCTGAGGATGAATGTCTAGCTTAGCGCCCCGGGGAGCTCGCAGGTATCGCCTGTACCTGGGGTAGTCTTGGACATTCCCGCGACGGAGGCCCATGCCCACCCTGCTGCAGAAGATCACCGCGAGGGACCACCGCCTGGCCGGCTTCCGGCACTACGAGCTGCTGGTCCACGGCTACGTGGTGGTGCTGCTCATCAGCAACCTGCTGGGGCCCAAGCCCACGCAGATCGGCCCCTTCATCTTCAGCGGGGCCCAGCTGCTCTTCCCCATCACCTACATCTTCGGCGACATCTTCACGGAGGTGTACGGCTACGGGGGCTCCCGGCGGGCCATCTGGATCGCCTTTCTGGCCAACGTGCTGATGGGCTTCTTCGCGCTGTTCATGGTGTGGCTGCCCGCGGCTCCGGCCTGGCCCAGGGAGAACCAGCGGGCCTTCGAGATCGTCTTCGGCGCCACGGCCCGGGGCATCGTGGCCAGCCTTGCGGCCTTCTGGGTCGGGGAGTTCGTGAACAGCTACGTCATGGCGAGGATGAAACTCTGGACCGGCGGCCGCTGGCTCTGGACCCGCACCATCGGCAGCACCGTGGCCGGGCAGGCCGTGGACAGCCTGGTGGTGACCTTCGGTCTCTTCGCCTTCACGCTGCCGGTGAAGACCACCCTGGTGATGGCGGGCAGCGGGTACCTCTTCAAGGTGCTCTACGAAGCCGCGGTCACGCCCATCACCTACGCCGTCGTGGGCTTCCTCAAGCGCACCGAAGGCGTGGACGTCTATGACGAGGGGACGGATTTCAGTCCCTTCGTGAAGGACACCTAGAACACATCCACGGTGGTCACGCTCAGGGCGGGGAGGGTGAGCGTCAGGGTTGCTCCCGATGCCGCCTGGGTCCCGGCGGCGACGGGCTGCACGGTGCTTTGCGTCTGGGCCGTGGCGGCCGTCATCTGGTAGAGGTGGGCCGTCCCGGACAGGGGCTGGCCGCTGACCGATGTCACCTGCGTGGAGGTGGACCGGTTGATGGCCACCATCACCACGCGGCCCGGCCGGGCGCTGTCCGTGCTGACGTAGACCATGACGTTGGCGGCATTGCTGGAAGCGGCCTGCACGGCGGTATCCCCGAAGTGGGAGTTCCCGCCATCGAAATTCCGGTAGGCCCGGAACCCGGCCAGCAGATGGGGCTGGCTGCTCGTGAGGGGCCAGAGGTTTGCGGCGAAGATGCCCTGCGCGCCGAAGATGCCGAGGTTGTCCGCCTGGGCGATGGTTCCGGCGATGTGCTGGGCGCCGCCATTGTTGTATTCGGTGATGGCCAGTTTCACGGCCGGGTAGGTGGCAGCGATGCGGGACTGCAGGCGCCCCAGGATGTAGATGGGCTGGCCCAGGAAACCGGTGATCCAGGAGTTTTCGGTGTAGGTCGCGTCCCAGAGGCTGCGCGGGCTCTGGACGATGGCCTGGATCTGCGCCGCGGTCAGGGCGGTGCCGTTCAGGTCGGTGATGCGGTGGCCGCCGCCATCGGTCGCCTCGGAGTACCAGTGGAAGTCATAGACGTCCACCAGCGGCTTCCCGAAGCTCGTGGAGGCCGTCTTGAGCGCGGCCAGGTATTTGTCGGGGAACCAGTCGTTGCCCGAGGGCGTGGCGCTCAGCTCGCCCTGCCAGTTGTAGATGCCGTTGAACCCGTAGTGCACGGCTCCGAAGACGACCAGGTTCGGGAACTGGGTCTTGAGGGCCGTGGCGAGGCCGATGGTCTTCGCGATGTAGGCATCCGAGGTGATGGCTTGCGGCCCCTGGACCTCGAGGTGGGTGGAATTCCAGAGCTCGGGTTCGTTGTCGAGCTGGACGAAGACCGGCCGCGTGGTCGGGGCCGTTCCGAAGATGCCCTGGCCCGCGAACTTCTGGTCCAGTGCCCACAGGAATTCATCCATGTAGACGTAGGCGTCGGTGGTCGGGGGCGTGAGCGTGAAGGGCGTGCCCGTCCGGGCACTTTTCTGGAAGGCGACCGTCTTGAACCGCGTCATGTCCGGGGGTGCCGTGGTGCTGACCGGACCGCTCTCGTCCCCCGAGACGAGACCCTGCATCTGGAGGGTGACGATGCTCGCCATGCCCCTGGCCTGGTCATCGGCGATGAAACTGCGGACGGCTTCCGCCGGGGTGGCGCTACCACTCAGGTAGTTGTCGTTCTCGTAGAGGTAGTCGCTGCCGGCATTGGACGCGTTCGTCTCCCAGTTGTAGGCCGTCCAGCGGTTGCCGCCGGCCCGGTCGATGGTCAGGGCGGTCGGCGCACCCGTGAGGCCCGCCGCGCTGTTGATGCCGTAGATGTAGGGCGAGATCGGGTGCGTGTTCCCGGGGGTCACCGTGACGGTGACGTCCGGGGTGACCGGCGGAGGAGGCGGGGGCGGGGCGCTCGTCCCCCCGGTGGCTCCGGAGTGCCCGCCTCCGCAAGCCGCCAGCAGGGCCAGTCCAGCGGCGAGCGCGGGTTTCAGGGTCCAACGGGGCACGGTACCTCCGGGAGCATCGGGCGTGGCCTGCTGACCATGCCACCCCAGGGGGTGCAGCCACAATAGTCCGTTCGGAGGAGGAAGCCGGCCGTGGCTATTTCGGCGGGAACTTGGCCAGGATGTCGCGGACGGCGCGGGCCACCACTTCGTTGGCGTCCTCGGGATTCTCCAGCCCCGTGAGCGCGCCGGCGGCGGCGCCCTGCCAGACCATCTGGTTGCTCTTGAAGTCCACGATCTCGATGACGATGGTGCCTTCCTTGTATTTCCGCACCTGGGTGGAGCTGGTGCCGATGCCGCCGCGGAAGGGACGGTAGCCCCAGCCCCAGCCCATGTGGACCGTGCTGCGGACCTTCCGCTCCTGCACGATGGGGTAGTAGGTCACCAGAAAGTCCGGGTCGGCCTTGGTCTCCATGCTGAAGCCCTTGGCCTGCAACTCCTTCTCCACGGAGGCCCGCACGCGCTTGTCCATGAGGCTGGTGGTGCCCCCCGTGCCCTTCTTCGAGGTGTAGTAGTCGAAGGTCTTGTACCGGCCGTACGAGGCGGTCACGTCGTAGTCGTAGGTCACGTTGTAGCTGCTGCAGGCCCCGAGCAGGACCAGGGACAGCAGGGCGGCAGGCAGGGCAACGGCGCGCATGGGACCTCCAGACACCAGTATGGATGCCGGAAGCCCGGGGAAGGTTGAAGGGGGATGCGGTCTAGGGTGGTCTGAGTAATTCCGCCTTCCAGCCCCAGGGGCCGGGATGGTCTGTCCTGGGCTGTGATTTTCAATTCGTTTCTTTGAATGGCGGGGGGTTTCACCCGATCCTGATGGGGATGGTCCTCGATCCCACCCTCGACCCTGGCGCGTCCAGCCCCCTCTACCTGCAACTGCAGAGGAAGCTCCGTGGCCTGATCCAGCAGGGGGAGTGGCGGCCGGGTTCGCGCCTGCCGGCGGTGCCGGAGCTCGCGCAGCGCTGGGGCGTCCACCGCCTCACGGTGCTGAAGGCCATCGCCGGGCTGAAGCGCACGGGCTGGATCCAGACCGTGCAGGGCCGGGGCAGCTTCGTGGCGCCACGCCTGCCGGAGGCCCCGGGCCTGCGGGC contains these protein-coding regions:
- a CDS encoding glycoside hydrolase family 44 protein codes for the protein MPRWTLKPALAAGLALLAACGGGHSGATGGTSAPPPPPPPVTPDVTVTVTPGNTHPISPYIYGINSAAGLTGAPTALTIDRAGGNRWTAYNWETNASNAGSDYLYENDNYLSGSATPAEAVRSFIADDQARGMASIVTLQMQGLVSGDESGPVSTTAPPDMTRFKTVAFQKSARTGTPFTLTPPTTDAYVYMDEFLWALDQKFAGQGIFGTAPTTRPVFVQLDNEPELWNSTHLEVQGPQAITSDAYIAKTIGLATALKTQFPNLVVFGAVHYGFNGIYNWQGELSATPSGNDWFPDKYLAALKTASTSFGKPLVDVYDFHWYSEATDGGGHRITDLNGTALTAAQIQAIVQSPRSLWDATYTENSWITGFLGQPIYILGRLQSRIAATYPAVKLAITEYNNGGAQHIAGTIAQADNLGIFGAQGIFAANLWPLTSSQPHLLAGFRAYRNFDGGNSHFGDTAVQAASSNAANVMVYVSTDSARPGRVVMVAINRSTSTQVTSVSGQPLSGTAHLYQMTAATAQTQSTVQPVAAGTQAASGATLTLTLPALSVTTVDVF
- a CDS encoding queuosine precursor transporter produces the protein MPTLLQKITARDHRLAGFRHYELLVHGYVVVLLISNLLGPKPTQIGPFIFSGAQLLFPITYIFGDIFTEVYGYGGSRRAIWIAFLANVLMGFFALFMVWLPAAPAWPRENQRAFEIVFGATARGIVASLAAFWVGEFVNSYVMARMKLWTGGRWLWTRTIGSTVAGQAVDSLVVTFGLFAFTLPVKTTLVMAGSGYLFKVLYEAAVTPITYAVVGFLKRTEGVDVYDEGTDFSPFVKDT
- the tpx gene encoding thiol peroxidase produces the protein MAQITLKGNPIHTSGDLPKVGAAAPAYTLVRTDLAEVSGKDLAGQRVVLNIFPSLDTPTCAASVRKFNARANEKPNTTILCISADLPFAQKRFCGAEGLDNVVPASSFRSADFGQAYGVALVDGPLKGLLARAVVVVDEAGKVVHTELVPEIAQEPDYNAALAVL
- a CDS encoding DUF4136 domain-containing protein, which codes for MRAVALPAALLSLVLLGACSSYNVTYDYDVTASYGRYKTFDYYTSKKGTGGTTSLMDKRVRASVEKELQAKGFSMETKADPDFLVTYYPIVQERKVRSTVHMGWGWGYRPFRGGIGTSSTQVRKYKEGTIVIEIVDFKSNQMVWQGAAAGALTGLENPEDANEVVARAVRDILAKFPPK